One segment of Tamlana crocina DNA contains the following:
- a CDS encoding tetratricopeptide repeat protein, whose protein sequence is MQKSTLSILMLLVGFIGFSQNFKQLIETSKINLSKENSTAVKAKLTADLAWYYCYVNVDSALVYGEKSLGFSKQAKNDTLVGQSLNDLSTVHFVRGNYPTAINYARKSLVYRKKLKDTSGIASLYNKMGNNFNKTNVLDSTIYYYLKARDYYYKVNDSFSSVKIESNIAATYYLSGNHKKALEYLNPSILYFQNKDLKRELSNSYITKGNILLSKNDTLVAIDAYKQAAKHAEESKNYVGWASALNNLSTIYNGLNNIEESTNYIKKAIEIRESIGALGDLESAKLTLAINNFSLGNIKESKEGLLKIKSHFIKTNANEKLQNLYETLMLIYAVENNRDSLNFYSKQYKLALNSNLSESNLKYSQEIEAKYETEKKENEILAQKATITENKLNINRKNTQLIGLVVLAVVLSLLGYLLFKQQKLKNEQLKKESQLKEALVKIETQNKLQEQRLRISRDLHDNIGAQLTFIISSIENLQYGFKITNEKLTDKLLGISNFTKETISELRDTIWAMNKNAISLEDLQSRISNFIDKAKLSSSGIQFEFNMEGDINKDVKFNSVRGMNIYRIIQEAVNNALKYADATVIAVNVKHKGSKLQFTVTDNGKGFDKESAQSGNGLNNMKKRADEIDAHFEIESKPGNGSVVTLVC, encoded by the coding sequence ATGCAAAAAAGTACGCTCTCAATTTTAATGCTATTAGTTGGTTTTATTGGTTTTTCCCAAAACTTCAAACAGCTGATAGAAACTTCAAAAATAAATCTATCTAAAGAAAATAGCACGGCAGTAAAAGCAAAACTTACTGCAGATTTAGCGTGGTACTATTGCTATGTAAATGTGGATTCGGCGTTGGTTTATGGCGAAAAATCCTTGGGTTTTTCAAAACAAGCAAAAAACGATACGCTAGTTGGTCAATCATTAAACGATTTAAGTACGGTACATTTTGTTAGGGGCAATTACCCAACAGCTATCAATTATGCAAGAAAAAGTCTGGTTTATAGAAAAAAGTTGAAAGACACTTCGGGGATAGCAAGCCTTTATAACAAAATGGGGAACAACTTTAATAAAACAAATGTTTTAGATAGCACCATTTATTATTATTTAAAAGCCCGTGATTATTACTATAAAGTTAACGATTCGTTCAGTTCGGTAAAAATTGAATCGAATATTGCGGCCACTTATTATTTGTCCGGCAATCATAAAAAGGCTCTGGAATATCTAAACCCCAGTATTCTTTATTTTCAGAATAAAGATTTAAAGCGGGAGCTTTCCAATTCCTATATTACCAAAGGCAATATTTTGCTGTCGAAGAACGATACTTTGGTCGCCATCGATGCCTATAAACAAGCGGCAAAACATGCTGAGGAAAGTAAAAATTATGTGGGTTGGGCTTCGGCGTTGAACAATTTAAGCACTATTTATAACGGCCTAAATAACATTGAAGAAAGTACCAACTATATAAAAAAGGCTATCGAAATTCGGGAATCGATTGGTGCTTTGGGCGATTTGGAAAGTGCAAAACTCACCTTGGCTATTAATAATTTTAGCTTGGGAAATATAAAGGAATCTAAAGAAGGATTGCTCAAAATAAAATCGCATTTCATTAAAACCAATGCTAATGAAAAGTTACAAAACCTGTATGAAACTTTGATGCTGATTTATGCGGTTGAAAACAACAGGGACAGTTTAAACTTCTATTCAAAACAGTATAAACTGGCTCTTAACAGTAATCTTAGTGAAAGTAATTTAAAATATAGCCAAGAAATAGAAGCCAAATACGAAACCGAGAAAAAGGAAAACGAAATTCTGGCACAAAAGGCAACCATTACTGAAAACAAACTCAACATCAACAGAAAAAACACGCAATTAATAGGTTTGGTGGTTTTGGCCGTGGTGTTGTCGTTATTGGGATATTTGTTGTTCAAACAGCAAAAATTAAAAAACGAACAGTTAAAAAAAGAAAGTCAGCTGAAGGAAGCACTGGTAAAAATAGAAACGCAAAACAAACTTCAGGAACAGCGATTAAGAATTTCAAGGGATTTGCACGATAATATTGGGGCGCAGCTCACCTTTATCATTTCATCTATCGAAAATTTACAGTATGGTTTTAAGATAACCAATGAAAAACTCACCGATAAACTTTTGGGCATTAGCAATTTTACGAAAGAAACCATTTCAGAATTGCGCGACACCATTTGGGCGATGAATAAAAATGCCATTTCGTTAGAAGATTTGCAATCGCGTATTTCAAACTTTATCGATAAAGCCAAGTTGTCTTCCAGCGGAATTCAATTTGAATTTAATATGGAGGGAGACATTAATAAGGATGTGAAATTCAATTCAGTTCGGGGTATGAATATTTATAGAATAATTCAGGAAGCCGTCAACAACGCCCTGAAATATGCAGATGCTACGGTAATTGCGGTAAATGTGAAGCATAAGGGCTCAAAACTACAATTTACGGTAACCGATAATGGTAAAGGTTTCGATAAAGAAAGCGCTCAATCTGGCAACGGATTGAACAATATGAAAAAACGTGCCGATGAAATTGATGCCCATTTTGAAATAGAAAGCAAACCCGGCAATGGAAGCGTAGTAACCTTGGTTTGTTAA
- a CDS encoding response regulator transcription factor: protein MKIKIAIADDNSFLINMVAEKLSFFDDLDFKFSAMNGADLLEKLEGNHNIDVVLMDIEMPILNGIEATEKIKQRYPHIKIIMLTVFDNDENIFNAIKAGADGYLLKEVNAKDLHTGILETLNGGAAMNPSIALKTLKLLRNPINLNNVSKEGDIKLTAREVEVLEQLSKGLSYGLIADNLILSVGTVRKHIENIYKKLQVHNKLEAVQKAQKNNLI, encoded by the coding sequence ATGAAAATAAAAATAGCCATAGCCGACGATAACAGCTTTTTAATAAACATGGTGGCAGAAAAGCTATCGTTTTTTGATGATTTGGATTTCAAATTTTCGGCAATGAACGGCGCCGATTTGCTTGAGAAGTTGGAAGGCAACCATAATATCGATGTGGTACTTATGGATATAGAAATGCCAATTTTAAATGGTATTGAAGCTACTGAGAAGATAAAACAGAGATATCCGCATATAAAAATAATTATGCTCACGGTTTTTGATAACGACGAGAATATTTTCAATGCGATAAAAGCTGGGGCCGATGGTTACTTACTAAAAGAAGTCAACGCTAAAGACTTACATACCGGTATATTGGAAACCTTAAATGGTGGTGCTGCCATGAACCCGTCCATTGCCTTAAAAACCCTAAAGCTGTTAAGGAATCCAATTAATTTAAACAATGTTTCAAAGGAAGGCGATATCAAATTAACGGCAAGGGAAGTAGAAGTGCTAGAGCAATTAAGTAAAGGGTTGAGCTATGGCTTAATAGCCGATAATCTTATTCTTTCGGTGGGCACAGTGCGAAAACACATTGAAAATATTTATAAAAAACTGCAAGTACATAACAAGTTGGAAGCTGTGCAAAAAGCTCAAAAAAATAACTTGATTTAA
- a CDS encoding rhodanese-like domain-containing protein yields MGFLDFIFGAKKRHVQQYLEQGAVILDVRSQKEWDDGHIEEAIHVPLDNLTDKVDEIKRLNKPVIVCCESGIRAAKAAKFLNLNNIKATNGGGWIGLKNRL; encoded by the coding sequence ATGGGATTTTTAGATTTTATTTTTGGCGCAAAAAAAAGACACGTGCAGCAGTATTTAGAGCAAGGCGCGGTTATTTTGGATGTAAGGAGCCAAAAAGAATGGGACGACGGACATATTGAAGAGGCCATACACGTGCCATTGGACAATCTCACCGATAAAGTTGACGAAATAAAACGCCTGAATAAACCTGTTATTGTTTGTTGCGAAAGTGGCATTAGGGCGGCAAAAGCGGCCAAATTTTTAAACCTCAACAACATAAAAGCCACTAACGGCGGCGGCTGGATTGGCTTAAAGAACAGATTGTAG
- a CDS encoding enoyl-CoA hydratase/isomerase family protein → MENPYVTLTVKNQVGYIEFFHPNRNSMPSEILNELQKTIVKAGNDDKIKVIVLKSGGNRTFCAGASFNELIAIEEAETGKQFFMGFAKVINAMRNCPKLIVGRVQGKTVGGGVGLAASTDYCLATKYASIKLSELSIGIGPFVIEPAVSRKMGATAMSQMTINAETFFSAEYGKEKGLFAEVFETTEELDEAVKSLAEKLAGYNPEALKEMKTVFWKNTAHWEELLPERAEISGRLVLSKFTKKTLKRFR, encoded by the coding sequence ATGGAAAATCCTTACGTTACTTTAACCGTTAAAAATCAGGTGGGCTATATTGAATTTTTTCATCCCAACCGAAATTCTATGCCCAGTGAAATTCTAAATGAACTTCAGAAAACCATAGTAAAGGCAGGTAACGACGATAAAATAAAAGTGATTGTTTTAAAAAGTGGGGGCAACCGAACCTTTTGTGCAGGAGCCAGTTTTAACGAATTAATAGCCATCGAAGAAGCTGAAACAGGTAAACAGTTTTTTATGGGATTTGCGAAGGTGATTAATGCTATGCGCAATTGCCCCAAATTGATTGTTGGTCGTGTGCAGGGTAAAACAGTTGGCGGTGGGGTAGGTTTGGCCGCTTCAACCGATTATTGTTTGGCCACAAAATATGCGTCCATTAAGTTAAGCGAATTAAGCATTGGCATTGGCCCGTTTGTAATCGAGCCGGCGGTGTCCAGAAAAATGGGCGCAACAGCTATGTCGCAAATGACGATTAATGCCGAAACGTTTTTTTCTGCGGAATATGGAAAAGAAAAAGGACTTTTTGCTGAAGTGTTTGAAACCACGGAAGAGTTGGACGAAGCCGTAAAAAGTCTCGCTGAAAAATTGGCGGGTTACAACCCAGAAGCACTAAAGGAGATGAAAACCGTTTTTTGGAAAAACACTGCGCATTGGGAGGAACTTTTGCCCGAGCGTGCCGAAATTAGCGGCCGATTGGTGCTGAGTAAATTCACCAAAAAGACTTTAAAACGGTTTAGGTAG
- a CDS encoding aromatic amino acid hydroxylase, translating into MPKNIEPNPILNRLPAHLKQFIKPQNYEQYSAIDQAVWRYVMRKNVDFLSQVAHKSYVDGLKQTGISIDQIPNMYGMNRILKDIGWAAVAVDGFIPPNAFMEFQAYNVLVIASDIRQLEHIEYTPAPDIIHEGAGHAPIIANPEYAEYLRRFGEIGCKAISSGKDYELYEAVRYLSIIKEAPDTKANDIASAEKKVEELQKNMGEPSEMALIRNLHWWTVEYGLIGTIENPKIYGAGLLSSIGESAWCLTNEVKKRPYTIDAAYQDFDITKPQPQLFVTPDFAHLSLVLEEFANTMALRKGGLSGVNKLIASGALGTIELSTGLQISGKFTEVIEHENQPIYLQTEGPTALAYREKELVGHGTNTHKKGFGLPVGKLKGINLAIEDMSPRDLNAYDIYEEKTVTLEFEGGITVSGEIITGKRNLQGKIILISFKNCTVKHNDKLLFKPKWGIYDMAVGKDIVSAFSGPADYHSFDLITHKPTSETIHVKKSKERMALESLYQQVRDFREEKSQTISRTKVLEQLIEKHPNDWLLPVELYELAFVGNEKNLCGSILKHLETIKQNRPEVGHLIDDGLGIIQKKQDVSSF; encoded by the coding sequence ATGCCCAAAAACATAGAACCCAATCCTATTTTAAACCGTTTGCCCGCACATTTAAAACAGTTTATAAAACCGCAAAACTACGAGCAATACTCGGCCATTGACCAAGCGGTTTGGCGGTATGTCATGCGCAAAAATGTGGATTTCTTAAGTCAGGTAGCGCACAAATCGTATGTTGATGGCCTAAAACAAACGGGCATCTCCATAGACCAGATTCCTAATATGTACGGGATGAACCGCATTTTAAAGGATATTGGCTGGGCAGCCGTGGCCGTTGATGGTTTTATTCCACCCAATGCTTTTATGGAATTCCAAGCCTATAATGTGCTCGTAATTGCCAGTGATATTCGCCAATTGGAACATATTGAATACACGCCCGCCCCCGATATTATTCACGAAGGTGCTGGCCATGCTCCCATTATCGCCAACCCAGAATATGCCGAGTACTTACGTCGTTTTGGTGAAATTGGCTGCAAAGCGATTTCATCGGGTAAGGATTACGAACTTTATGAAGCCGTAAGATATCTGTCCATCATCAAAGAAGCACCCGATACTAAAGCCAATGATATCGCTTCCGCGGAAAAGAAAGTGGAAGAGCTTCAAAAAAATATGGGCGAACCCAGTGAAATGGCACTGATACGGAATTTACATTGGTGGACGGTAGAATACGGCTTAATCGGTACGATTGAAAACCCTAAAATTTATGGTGCTGGGCTACTTTCCTCTATTGGTGAAAGTGCCTGGTGCCTTACCAACGAAGTTAAAAAAAGGCCTTACACCATTGATGCCGCCTATCAAGATTTTGATATTACCAAACCCCAGCCGCAACTGTTCGTCACTCCAGATTTCGCACATTTGAGTTTGGTTTTGGAAGAATTTGCCAATACCATGGCACTGAGAAAAGGTGGACTTTCAGGTGTTAACAAACTCATTGCCTCTGGTGCTTTGGGCACAATAGAATTGAGTACAGGATTGCAAATTTCGGGCAAGTTCACAGAAGTTATCGAACACGAAAACCAGCCCATTTATTTACAAACCGAAGGCCCAACGGCATTGGCCTATCGTGAAAAAGAATTGGTGGGGCACGGCACCAACACTCACAAAAAAGGTTTCGGGCTGCCTGTTGGTAAACTAAAGGGCATCAACTTGGCCATTGAAGACATGAGTCCCAGAGACTTGAACGCTTATGATATTTACGAAGAAAAAACGGTAACTCTCGAATTTGAAGGCGGCATTACTGTCTCGGGTGAAATCATTACTGGAAAGCGCAATCTTCAAGGTAAAATCATACTCATCAGTTTTAAAAACTGCACCGTTAAACATAATGACAAATTACTATTTAAACCCAAATGGGGCATTTACGATATGGCCGTTGGCAAGGATATCGTTTCAGCTTTTTCTGGACCGGCAGATTACCACAGTTTCGATTTGATAACGCACAAACCTACATCGGAAACCATTCACGTAAAAAAATCGAAAGAGCGTATGGCTCTCGAAAGTCTATATCAACAGGTGAGGGATTTTAGGGAAGAAAAAAGCCAAACCATTTCAAGAACAAAAGTGTTGGAACAACTCATTGAAAAACACCCCAACGACTGGCTTCTGCCCGTTGAACTTTATGAATTGGCTTTCGTTGGAAACGAAAAAAACTTGTGTGGCAGCATTTTAAAACATTTGGAAACCATTAAACAGAACCGCCCCGAAGTAGGCCATTTAATTGATGACGGGCTGGGTATTATTCAAAAAAAGCAAGATGTTTCGTCATTCTGA
- a CDS encoding thermonuclease family protein, whose protein sequence is MYNYKAKIIDVYDGDTVTAMVDLGFLHFQEMKLRLYGIDTPELRGEEREEGLKVRDILREMVLDKDVTIRSYKDKQGKYGRYLANIVLEDGLDVNQWLVDNGHAKPYLI, encoded by the coding sequence ATGTATAACTACAAAGCAAAAATTATTGATGTTTATGATGGCGATACCGTAACGGCCATGGTAGATTTGGGGTTTCTTCACTTTCAGGAAATGAAACTTCGTTTGTACGGTATTGATACGCCCGAATTGAGAGGCGAAGAAAGGGAAGAGGGCCTAAAAGTGCGTGATATTTTAAGGGAAATGGTGTTGGATAAGGATGTAACCATTCGTTCTTATAAAGATAAACAGGGTAAGTATGGCAGGTATTTGGCCAATATTGTTTTAGAGGACGGTTTGGATGTTAACCAATGGCTGGTTGACAACGGGCATGCTAAACCTTATTTGATATAA